The Pollutimonas sp. M17 sequence GCTCGGCGCCTCATACGATGGAGCACTGCTGACGGTCAATGCCATCGAACCGGATGGACGCCTCGCCCGCCCATGCCGGCAAACCATACCGACATCACCCAAGGCGCACTGCATCATCGAGGCTCCCTTTGGCGGGCTGGTCTATGCCACCACGGTCGACGGTGATGCCATCCTGGCTTATCGGCTTGATCCCGTATCGGGACGGCTCGAACCGACACGCTCTTCGGTCACCTACACGCAGCCGGGCTCCGGCCCTCGCCATCTGGTTTTCCATCCCACGCTGGACAGGCTCTACTGCATCAACGAACATTCGGGAACGCTGACATCCTATAGCGTGGATCGTGCTTCCGGCGCCCTGCAAGCACTGCAGGACGAGTCCCTCATGCCGCCCGATTTCTCGGGCAACGCGTTGGCCGCCGACATCCATCTCACGCCGAACGCTGCGTTTCTTTACGCCAGCATCCGCAAGACCAATTCAATCAAGGTTTTCAAGGTGGACCCCCTGACCGGCATGATATCGAATACGGGTGCTTTCACGGTGGATGCCAACCCGCGCGGCTTTGCGATCGAGCCGAACGGCCGATTCCTTCTTTGCGCGGGACAGGAAACCAAGCGGGTGACCGTCTATGCGATTCGTTCCGATACCGGGGCACTTGATCCGATTGCGCATTATGCAGTGGGAAAGCGGCCAAGCTGGATCGAGATCAGCCCCGTGCCTGAAGGCGTGTGATTCGAAAACCTCAAGCCTGTGGAGAAATCGGAAATTGACGGTGGGCGGCCTGCGTTCCATCATTTTGGCAGCGACAATAAATTCGAAGGAGACACAATGAAAAACTCAGCAACGATACTGCAAATCGTACGCCGCCTGGCCCGGCTTTGCGCCATGTGCGCGGCGGCGCTGGCCATCGTGCCGGCAAACGCCGCCGAGACCTATCCAAGCCACAGCATTCGGATGGTCGTCGCCGGCGCCGCTGGAGGCACCAGCGATATCATTGCCCGCATCCTTGCGGAAAGGGTAAGCGCACTTTTGGGGCAATCGGTCATTGTCGAGAACAAGCCCGGGGCCGGAACCACAATGGCCTCGGAATACGTGGCCAAGGCAACGCCCAACGGCTACACCATCCAGTTTCTTACCGACAGCCACACCATCAATGGCGCACTGCGTGATAACCTGCGCTACGATCCGATCAAGGACTTTTCCGCGGTAACGCTGCTGGCCACCCAGCCCAACCTCATCATGGCGGCAAACCACGTACCCGTCAAAACACTGGGCGAGCTGGTGGATCTGGCTAAAAAAGAGCCCGGCAAGCTCAACTTTGGCTCGCCGGGCGTGGGTTCATCCAGTGCAATGGCCGGCGAACTGTTCAAAGCCGTGACAGGCGCCGACCTGCTGCACATTCCCTACCTTGGCGGCACCCCGGCGGTCAACGACGCATTGGGCGGCAGAATCGACGTGTTGTTCCTGCCCGTGCTCAATATGTCCCAATACGCCAAGAGCGGGCGCCTTAAAGCGCTGGCCATTACCAGCGATCAACGATCCGACCTCGTTCCCGATGTGCCGACCAACGCCGAGGCGGGTGTTCCGGGCGTCGAAGCCGGCGCCTGGTACGGCATCGCCGCTCCGAAGGGCACTCCCGAACCGGTCATTCAAACCTTGAACCGCGCGTTCGTGGATGCCCTGAAAGCTCCCGATGTGCGCGAGAAACTGACGGCCACTGGCTCGACACTCATTGGCAGCACACCTGCCGAGTTTGCACAGTACATGGCCGATAGCGTCGCACATTGGAAGAAGCTGGTAGCGCAGAAGCCCGAGCTGGCAATCAAGTAAGGCATCCGGCCCGGATACCAAGCGTAAGGAACTTGTTTTTATGAGTCACGGAATTACCCTGGCATCGTTCGCATCGGACTTGCGCTGGGAGGATGTGCCTGCTTCCCTTCAAGCCAAGCTGCTCGACCATGTGGTCGATACCATCGGCGTGATGTTCGCCGGCCTGGACATGCCTTCCTGCGAAAGCGCAAGGCTGGCGGCAGCGGAGTGGGGCGATGCCGACCATGCGACGCTGGTCGGCCTGGACACACGGGCACCCGCTTCCAGCGCGGCGTTCGTGAACGCCCTTCACGGCCGCATACACACCTACGACGACACGTATGAGCCCGGAACGCTGCACCCCGGGAGCCCCGTTATTGCAACGTGCCTGGCAATGGCCGAGCGACTCGGCGCCGACGGGCGGTGCTTCCTCGGCAGCGCAATCGCGGGCTACGAAGTTGCGGCACGGGTTGCGGCAGCGGTGAGCCCTGGCCACTATGCCTACGGATTCCACAATACCGGGACCTGCTCGGTGTTCGGTACGACTGCGGCCGCGGCGAAGCTGCTTGGCCTCGATAAAAAGAAGTTCGCGGAAACCCTGGGCCTGGCCGGCGCCGCCGCGGCGGGACTCAGGCAACATCAGATAGACGGCTCCATGTTCGACTCGGCACTGCATGGCGCTCGTGCAGCGCAATCGGGCGTGATGCTGGCGCAAATGGGCGCACACGGCGCCGGAGGCCCTCCCGGGATTCTCGATGGCCCGATGGGGTTCTGCAAAGTGATGGGGCCGTCCGGCGACCCCGCGCGGCTGGATGCCGGGTTGGGAAGCCGCTACGAGTTTTCCCAGATGACGATCAAACCCTATCCCACCTGCCGCTTCGCTCATGGACCAACGGCTGCGGCCCTGGACCTGCGGCAGGCGCATGATATCAAGGCAGAGCAGATTGCCTCAGTGGAAATAGCGGCTTTCCGGCAGTCGATCGAGGTTTGCGACCGACCTGCCCTGAACTCGGCCCTCGACGCGACGTTCAGCCATCAGTACTCCGTCACCCTGGCCCTCGTCCACGGTGCCGTATCGCTGGACATGATTCGTCATCCGGAAACCGCCGGCGCATTGGCGCACGATCTGCTTCAGCGAGTCAAGGTCGTACATGATGCAGAGCTGGAGCAGGACTTCCCCCGTTGCTGGCCTCATCGCGTGTCCATCGTGATGCGCGACGGCCGCCGGTACGCCACACGGATAGACTATCCGCCGGGCAGGACCTCGCCCATCTCCGCTAGTGTGGTGGACGCCAAGTTCATTCAGAACTCGGCGCCCTATCTGGGCGACGACGGTGCCATTCAGGCGCTGGAAGCCCTGCGTTCGATCGCTGCAGCGTCGGACATCCGTCCGGTGGCGCGGCTGTTGTCCACCCGCCAGACGAGCTAGTTCCCACGCAAGCGGCTAGCCGCCCGGCCTGGCATCACCCAGCCGTCGCGGTTTGCGACACGTCGTGGGAAATCCTGTCTTGCAGCCACTCACAAAACATACGTGCCGCACGGGTTTGGCGGTTGGGCATCGGTATGATCAGATAGTGCGCGGTACCCCGCGGTATCGCATGCCCGAAAGGGCGCAGCAACGTGCCGCGTTCAAGCTCCCGGCTAAGATGAGGCAGTTGTCCGATAGCGATGCCCAAACCATCTATTGCGGCTTGCCACGTCAGCAGGGACACACCGAAGGTCATTCTTTCGGTATCGGCCGCCGCAGGGGCGAATCCGGTCGCCGCCAGCCAGTCATCCCAGTCCCGGCGGCGGGCCCGGGACACCAGAAGACGGTGCCTGAGCAAGGCTGTGGAAGTATCAAGATCGGCGCCGTAGCGCTCGAGATACTC is a genomic window containing:
- a CDS encoding lactonase family protein; this encodes MKTASSPTACRVYVSSTESREIHAFQLDPETGRMTLIEAIGVPGSGAPTRGNIPLTRSRDNKVLYAQVRIDPFPLSAFTIDPGSGRLTLLDSCLMPAPIAYLSTTLNGKFMLGASYDGALLTVNAIEPDGRLARPCRQTIPTSPKAHCIIEAPFGGLVYATTVDGDAILAYRLDPVSGRLEPTRSSVTYTQPGSGPRHLVFHPTLDRLYCINEHSGTLTSYSVDRASGALQALQDESLMPPDFSGNALAADIHLTPNAAFLYASIRKTNSIKVFKVDPLTGMISNTGAFTVDANPRGFAIEPNGRFLLCAGQETKRVTVYAIRSDTGALDPIAHYAVGKRPSWIEISPVPEGV
- a CDS encoding tripartite tricarboxylate transporter substrate binding protein: MEKSEIDGGRPAFHHFGSDNKFEGDTMKNSATILQIVRRLARLCAMCAAALAIVPANAAETYPSHSIRMVVAGAAGGTSDIIARILAERVSALLGQSVIVENKPGAGTTMASEYVAKATPNGYTIQFLTDSHTINGALRDNLRYDPIKDFSAVTLLATQPNLIMAANHVPVKTLGELVDLAKKEPGKLNFGSPGVGSSSAMAGELFKAVTGADLLHIPYLGGTPAVNDALGGRIDVLFLPVLNMSQYAKSGRLKALAITSDQRSDLVPDVPTNAEAGVPGVEAGAWYGIAAPKGTPEPVIQTLNRAFVDALKAPDVREKLTATGSTLIGSTPAEFAQYMADSVAHWKKLVAQKPELAIK
- a CDS encoding MmgE/PrpD family protein, with the protein product MSHGITLASFASDLRWEDVPASLQAKLLDHVVDTIGVMFAGLDMPSCESARLAAAEWGDADHATLVGLDTRAPASSAAFVNALHGRIHTYDDTYEPGTLHPGSPVIATCLAMAERLGADGRCFLGSAIAGYEVAARVAAAVSPGHYAYGFHNTGTCSVFGTTAAAAKLLGLDKKKFAETLGLAGAAAAGLRQHQIDGSMFDSALHGARAAQSGVMLAQMGAHGAGGPPGILDGPMGFCKVMGPSGDPARLDAGLGSRYEFSQMTIKPYPTCRFAHGPTAAALDLRQAHDIKAEQIASVEIAAFRQSIEVCDRPALNSALDATFSHQYSVTLALVHGAVSLDMIRHPETAGALAHDLLQRVKVVHDAELEQDFPRCWPHRVSIVMRDGRRYATRIDYPPGRTSPISASVVDAKFIQNSAPYLGDDGAIQALEALRSIAAASDIRPVARLLSTRQTS